AAAACAAAGATAGCAAATTCCCATGCATGATCAATATGACCGGGCATGTGCAAGCTGACATATAGCTTCCAAATTTTAAGggttcaaattaaaatttatatatgcaaAGGAGAATACTTAGGTACAGTGCTTTAGACATTGCTTAACCGGATCTTCACAcaattatttgtaaattataagCCGCTTTACAATACTAATGaaatattaatgttatttttctattaaagacaaagaaaaagaaaaatgagacatgagacggagggagtatattattttctttactAGCTAGCATAGCATTCTTTACCAGCTAGCATCCATTATTCCTTACCTTCTCATGATTTTGATGATCTAGAAAGAAACTAATATGGCATATTAGGCCTGAAGGAAGGTAATGGATGCGGTGGAGGGTATAAAAGGTGATGATGAGAAGCAGTTGCACCATCATAAAAATGATTGAGATTTTGTTGCTGATGAATATTGTCAATGGAGTAGTCACCCCTAGTATTATTATTGAACCTTGGTTGATCAAGGCCTTGATCATAAAGAATACCATTAAATACATGTCCTCCAATTTCTACACTTGTTTGATAGGCCATTTCGTTAACCCTGTCATCCATAGAGCGCATCTGAACACAGGTCAATGTCGCCATGGAATTCACAACAGCTGGAAATTTAAACTCCTCAAAACCTTCAAATTATATAAAGTAGAGACATATTATATAATTGCAATACTATTGAAACCAGATAGGCTTTAATTAGTATATGTGTATGTTTGAATAGTCTGAGAGTTGAGAAAAATTATGGTCCTACTGGTACTATGACTTTGTTAAAGCTTCGAAGTGTAGTTTTTATCAAAACTGCAGCGGCAATTCATGACTGTGATTCTACCAGTTTCACCGTGAATCTAACATGCAAAATATATGTTTTCATGATATATTGATGTTTTTCagacatataatatataatgacAGCAGAATTATATTGAGAAAGAAATTATTATGGCTTATTTATCTTAAGAAGTTTGTGTTATAAACTTATATTATACGAATGAGAAATGTAAGTAATTACTTGAAAAAGGGTTGATCTGCTTGTGCTTTTTATGTTCATGAAGTTGGTGCTGCTGATTAGGAGGTTGGTCCATTCGGTGGCGCCTTCTTCTATCAGCAGGAATCCAAGTGCTTCTGATATGTGTTTGGCAGTTAAAGCCTTTGTTCTTGCAACAATTTCTGCATCTTGAGTATGCACAATCCTTCTTTGCTTGGTTTCCACACTCTTCACACTTTGAACCCTGTAATACTTCTTCTGTTAATTGTGTTGCAGACATCTCTTCTCTTTAATATTTTAACTAAAAGATCACACATTCACCCCTTTAGCTTACAATTTTTTGGCTGTCTGCTTCAAGAgtagtactatatatatatacataagcaaattaaaaagataataaaTGTTCTTTATAATGGAGAATAAATTCCATATTGAAGTAAAACCCACAACAGTTTGAAAGAAATAGATTTTTttcacaagaaaataaaatataagaaaaagcaAAGTGGAATCAAGGGAAAGGATCAGTATTCATAGAGCACACAGGAAATTGGATAGTTTAACTGGtttgaattatttgaaaatgtTATAATCAGAGTTCaaagtctctttttttttctttttttttttttttttttaataaagagggcctaagcccaaaaggaaagaaaaattaaacggGAATTAACCGAGCGATCTCAACCCCTATAACATCAGCTGCCAACAAGTGACTAACTTGAACTGGACACGACCCATAAACAACAGTGTCCCCTCCAAAGAGCAATCAATGTTAGCCAAAACATCTGCACATTGATTGGTTTCACGATAAGAATGTTTCACCACCAACTCTCAATCCAAAGTAAGTAAACGAAGAATTTTCTTAATTAATGATCTTCCCACCggactactactactactccgTAACTCCCACTAAGACAATTAGCCACCACTAACAAATCAATATTCACCTCCACCGCTAGAAACCCCAAGCCTGTCGCCAACTTAAGGCCTTCAAAAACTCCCCAAAGCTCTGCCACATACGCACAACACTTCCCAACATTTTTTGCAAAACCACCTAGCCATTCACCATCCCGACCACAATATTTGCTTTTGCAGCAGCATGATAATCAAACATACGCCTCATAACATGTTGAGCTGGATGCATTGGTCTATGAAACTCTTCTTCATGTTGCTCTTTGTTCCTCCAATACCATAAACAATGACACGCCATTGCCCAAAAATTCTTGCACTCGACCTCTAGCTCCCACCCCACACATCATTCCGCATATTAAAGGATATCCACTGCTGTAAATCACCCGTGAAAAAATTCGCTCTTGCATCTAAATGGACCACATTCAGCCAAAGAGGCATAACaagtgttgtgaattcggattgaatcacaccaataaaataattgatgtgtggagcaaataacgattaagcaatcaaataatgagatcgataataataatcacaaatcaaaagataaagcgataaagaaaaggaacacaagagaattgtttacccagttcagtcaatgtgacctactctgggggagagagcagctctccgatccactatcaaacttgttccttgattacaatgaaattcaccacaagagttacaagatttagagtttttcctaaatctaccctaagcccgaatttcttcccgtgaccaagaaattcaatatgaaagtgtttcccaaggtgatagaatgtttccctaaccctagagtcttcccaagatgatctctcttaaccctagcctttttgttagcctttgaaaccctaaaatccccttaaaaaagtcagaaaacgcataacatatatataggcccgcagacactacgcctgggcgcagcctcccacgcctgggcgtgagcaggcagagtTCATCCCAATTTTTCATGCCTGGGcgccagctcccacgcctgggcgtgagcaggcagaatctaccaaaacatgattttctgatttttacattatttcaaggcaatattcaacaattctccaccttgcctttaaatcaaTGGTGATGCCGACTTCTCATCAACCACtgtgctgctctctccaacctccgtctactcttcaacgaagttaatcaagtccaagcaatgcttgaacttAGCTCTAGGTAACAATTTGGTGAACATGTCAGCTGGATTCTCCTCCGATGCAATTTTCTCCACCATGATCTCTTTTGTCTCAATCATGTCTCTTACAAAATGCAACCGAATGTCAATGTGCTTTGTCCTTTCATGATACACCTGGTGATTTGCCAAATGAATGGCACTTTGACTGTCACAATGTATCTTCACACATCCTGACTAATCCCCATTTCTCCAATCATACCCTTCAACCATATGGCTTCCTTGACCCCTTCAACAAGGGCTATGTATTCTGCTTGAGTTGTTGACAAGGCTACAACTGATTGTTGATTGGCCTTCCACGTTACCGCTGTACCGAACAATGTAAACACAAAACC
This portion of the Trifolium pratense cultivar HEN17-A07 linkage group LG3, ARS_RC_1.1, whole genome shotgun sequence genome encodes:
- the LOC123914782 gene encoding protein SHI RELATED SEQUENCE 3-like produces the protein MACHCLWYWRNKEQHEEEFHRPMHPAQHVMRRMFDYHAAAKANIVVGMVNDVLANIDCSLEGTLLFMGRVQFKEEMSATQLTEEVLQGSKCEECGNQAKKDCAYSRCRNCCKNKGFNCQTHIRSTWIPADRRRRHRMDQPPNQQHQLHEHKKHKQINPFSSFEEFKFPAVVNSMATLTCVQMRSMDDRVNEMAYQTSVEIGGHVFNGILYDQGLDQPRFNNNTRGDYSIDNIHQQQNLNHFYDGATASHHHLLYPPPHPLPSFRPNMPY